The Daucus carota subsp. sativus chromosome 2, DH1 v3.0, whole genome shotgun sequence genome includes a window with the following:
- the LOC108192284 gene encoding uncharacterized protein LOC108192284 produces MNKERVQHAKEHKKIDDKENNKLAHKVKEKTRESVVGVSSRKLGYPLPGDICDDAVLDFVRLAVKFNRVTDVVVHMGNYWERDAWNDYINKENVLEVLDYQWLSATSLTFYIRYLCEVYLSNNPDLAAKFSFISPHIVSHMVDSSNTSLANCLLKYVDKDHLLFVPWNVSAMIKFRTNGGKKYTMTSFNSFKWMNVQCPKQCDGISCGYYVGCFIEDILGTGETKINVNFTYTPRLKTYPSDKMLSFKRNWTGFLYNRYLKDELLN; encoded by the exons ATGAACAAAGAAAGAGTTCAACATGCAAAGGAACATAAGAAAATTGAtgataaagaaaataataagcTTGCACATAAAGTGAAGGAGAAAACAAGAGAGTCGGTTGTTGGTGTATCTTCGAGAAAGCTAGGTTATCCCCTACCTGGTGATATTTGTGATGATGCAGTATTGGATTTTGTTCGTCTTGCTGTCAAGTTTAATCGTGTCACTGATGTAGTGGTTCATATGGGAAATTATTGGGAGAGGGATGCGTGgaatgattatattaataaagagaATGTTTTGGAGGTGCTAGATTACCAATGGTTAAGTGCAACTAGTCTTACCTTCTACATCAG GTATTTATGTGAGGTCTATTTATCCAACAATCCGGATTTGGCAGCCAAGTTCTCTTTTATTTCACCTCATATTGTGTCTCACATGGTAGACAGCTCCAATACATCCTTGGCCAATTGTTTGCTAAAATATGTGGACAAAGACCACCTACTCTTCGTGCCTTGGAATGTCTC AGCAATGATTAAGTTTCGAACTAATGGTGGAAAGAAATATACCATGACTTCATTTAACAGTTTCAAATGGATGAATGTCCAG TGTCCCAAGCAGTGTGATGGTATCAGTTGTGGATATTATGTTGGATGTTTCATAGAGGATATATTAGGTACAggtgaaacaaaaatcaatgTTAAT TTTACTTATACACCAAGACTCAAGACCTATCCTTCTGATAAAATGCTTAGCTTCAAAAGAAATTGGACCGGGTTCTTGTACAACCGCTATCTCAAGGACGAATTGTTAAATTAG
- the LOC108192333 gene encoding oil body-associated protein 2C has protein sequence MEMEAMIGTGTGEEQIPPGVPMSMEQHMLDKGAQMMQSLKPIKEMSQHVCTFALYSDDMSRQIETHHYVTRLNEDFLQCAVYDSDDSHGRLIGVEYIVSDKIFENLPPDEQKLWHTHAYEIKSGLWMNPRVPELLMKPELENLTKTYGKFWCTWQTDRGDRLPMGAPALMMSPQAVNLGMVKAELLKKRDDKYNVSSDALKTSRVELPEPEWLNPQADYWKQHGKGFKIDVETTDIKRREGVAFP, from the exons ATGGAGATGGAAGCAATGATCGGCACCGGCACGGGAGAAGAGCAGATACCGCCGGGAGTGCCGATGTCGATGGAGCAACACATGCTCGACAAAGGTGCACAGATGATGCAGTCTTTGAAGCCCATCAAGGAAATGAGCCAGCATGTTTGTACTTTTGCTTTGTATAGTGATGATATGAGTCGCCAGATCGAGACTCATCACTATGTGACTCGACTCAACGAGGACTTTCTTCAGTGTGCTGTCTATGATTCCGATGACTCTCATGGCCGTCTCATCG GCGTGGAGTATATAGTATCGGATAAGATCTTTGAGAATCTGCCTCCGGATGAGCAGAAGCTCTGGCACACACATGCCTATGAG ATCAAGTCAGGCCTGTGGATGAATCCTCGAGTTCCGGAATTGTTGATGAAACCCGAACTAGAAAATCTTACCAAGACCTATGGCAAGTTTTGGTGTACATGGCAAACCGATAGAG GTGATAGGCTACCGATGGGGGCACCAGCACTGATGATGTCGCCGCAAGCGGTGAACTTAGGGATGGTGAAGGCCGAGCTTTTAAAGAAGAGGGATGACAAGTACAACGTGTCAAGCGACGCTCTCAAGACTTCGAGGGTGGAGCTCCCCGAGCCGGAGTGGCTCAATCCGCAAGCGGACTACTGGAAGCAGCACGGGAAAGGATTCAAGATCGACGTCGAGACTACTGATATTAAACGGAGGGAAGGCGTGGCCTTTCCGTGA